Below is a genomic region from Pleuronectes platessa chromosome 5, fPlePla1.1, whole genome shotgun sequence.
CTATCCCAATGGCTGGACTGGCTCTGAAAACCAGAGTATTTGCTGCTGTGAAAGCCACAAACTTAGACAAAAGGTTCTAGATAATATCCGATCTTTTACTATTGGATATTCTCCtaattttaaaatgtcagaaatctTATGTAGCAGCAGATATCTTAtcatgaacaacaacaacagcttcaGTGAAGCACATATGATATTTCTGTCAATCACAACGTCTTTCCCACCATCATTTTTTGAATGACGCCAGGAATTGGTATTATTTCTTTGCTTTGCCTACATTCATTATGCCATTATGTTATTATTCTAAGGGAAGGCGCCAGCCTGCAGCAGAGAAAGCCCGAGTTGTATTTTCCCATGTGCAGTTAGATCTCTATCCCTCATCCCATCTCGCACTTTTGTCCTTGTGCAGGTGGAACATCTTGATGGACTACTGTTACACAACCCCCTCAGGGAATCCTAATGATGAACTCCGCTATGACCTTTTCTTTGGGTAATCTTGCTTTTTTCCCCGCTCAAGATGATGACTTAATGATCCACAAAAAGAGAGTCATTACCTATTCAGGTCCTCAAAATGGGTCATGCTCATGAATGCtacttttttcttctctaaGTGCTTAAGCATACATCGAATCTGTCATGTTCACAGTGTGCATGTAGCAGTGGATATCATCATGTATGTGCATATCTGTGTCCTCTTTGACACAGCTGCTCCAAAGACCCACAGACGACGGTTTTCGAGAACGGGATGAGTCAGATGGGACGATTTTCTTTCGAGGTTTTCCGTTTCGTTAAACACAGACACCAGAAGATGTCCACTGTGTTTTTGCACTGCGTCACCAAGCTTTGCCGGGCCGACGACTGCATCATGCTCATGCCAGTAAGTTTAAAAAACCAAGCGTCTCAGTTCGTGTGTTCCCTGACCTCAATGAGGACTGGAAACTGATGATGTGATTGGCAGATTTGTGGACGACGGCGGAGGCGGGACGCAGAGGAGAGTCATGATTCCCTACCATCAGCGTCTGGGAACGCAGTCATCACTGCTGGACCGATCATCACCAGGAGCGGTATAAAGAAAACAGTGTCTCTTAAAAGATTAGACTCGAAGGCCTTGGTTAGGAATGCAGAAGCACAAAATCTGACACATTAAAACTAGTCACACATTTCAACAGCCTCTTACTCAGGTACAGTACAATTGAAATTGCTGCACTTAAATCTGTTCTAAGGAGTAAACCAATTATTTTGAATATGCTAATACGCAAGCTTCACAAATAGTATTTCAAGTCTTTATGTTAAGCTAAGTTAACCGGCAGATTGCTGCAGCTACAAATTTAACAGACAAATATGAAAGTGACATCTATCTCATCATTCAGCTCTCAGCAATTGAGCAGATATGCattagtatttatttaaatcagtGAATCCACAGTGAAGATTAAAGTATCTGTAAAAATGACTCTGATAAACACtttgaaaatcatttttcagatgaGACTCCTGTCAACAACTCCCAGCTCGGTAAGCTCCCTCATCCCATGttacacaatgtaaaaaaaaaggttttaaatgtcACCTGTGACTGAAGATGGCAGATACCGATGGAAATTGATGATTTACAGCAACGACACAAAGGTTCAACCTTCtttttctgaaaaaaagaaaaagaaaaaagaacgaCGTCACCTTCATGCTTCTGCTTGTGTTCATCTTTCCACCCAGCAGCCTCTGGAGGCTCCTCCCAGCAGATGAACCCGGGGACCAGTGCTCTGGTCTCAGGCGTGGTCGTCCTGGGTGGGGTCAGCGTGGGCTTCCTCCTGCTGTCGCTTCGCCTCCTGCAGAAGTCCCGCCTCCGATCGACCTCAGCCTCAGGTGTTTGGAACACCGGCTTcaaataaatatactgtatatcccgTAATTGAGTAATACTTCTTAATACAGCCACTGGTTTACAGGGTGATTTTGTGGTATCAGATTAAAGGTCAGCATCTTAAATGTACTTCACACTAGTACTTATTGTAAGTTAAGTTTAAGAAACATGACAATGTGGTCCAAAAGTCGCATTGAAAAGGTAGCATTAGGACCCTAGTGTGTACCAGTATGGTAAAACAGCTGAATACATACAGAATAGATACAATATAAGTACCTTAAGTACATGAAATAGAAGAGACACATACACAAGACACACATGTGTGATTGTGTCCA
It encodes:
- the LOC128440415 gene encoding zona pellucida-like domain-containing protein 1; translation: MTRMCFIFLLMSNAASVSTQFNGYNCDASHHSRFPGERDVSVYCGVQTITLKINFCPVLFSGYTDADLALNGHHADMQCRGFINNNTFPTAVLFSISLSTLEACGNSLVVSTAYGPNAYGNMSLVQIGNISGYIDTPDPPAIISYLPGLLYKFSCSYPLEYLVNNSQLASSSAAVSVKDGNGTFVSTLSMILYNDSTYNQPLSIPMAGLALKTRVFAAVKATNLDKRWNILMDYCYTTPSGNPNDELRYDLFFGCSKDPQTTVFENGMSQMGRFSFEVFRFVKHRHQKMSTVFLHCVTKLCRADDCIMLMPICGRRRRRDAEESHDSLPSASGNAVITAGPIITRSDETPVNNSQLAASGGSSQQMNPGTSALVSGVVVLGGVSVGFLLLSLRLLQKSRLRSTSASGVWNTGFK